Proteins from a genomic interval of Pseudomonas silesiensis:
- a CDS encoding GNAT family N-acetyltransferase: MPQITHYQSPCPEPVNSQILQMVVDYLTDISMVAIPPSNLLYNIYQYAIGYEVHLYLEALNGTKGIAVELLVATDDDDPEKVVGFLLYLPVKDDPDACGVAYMAVHASHRRQGIARRMLREMVGRYPHAELNCAVAKVPYFESMGFQVVGVRGTQVLMNTRDHGSEGLMGLLDVASIYSSLEVRQIHTYLLQKHGKRAMLDAEKQRDRHLDQMTRKAQEFVRERLG, translated from the coding sequence ATGCCCCAGATCACCCATTACCAATCCCCCTGCCCAGAGCCCGTCAACAGCCAGATCCTGCAAATGGTCGTCGACTACCTCACCGACATCAGCATGGTCGCGATCCCGCCGAGCAACCTGCTGTACAACATCTACCAGTACGCGATCGGCTATGAGGTTCATCTCTATCTGGAGGCCTTGAACGGGACGAAGGGGATTGCCGTGGAGTTGCTGGTCGCGACCGACGATGACGACCCGGAAAAGGTAGTCGGCTTTTTGCTGTACCTGCCGGTCAAGGATGATCCTGACGCGTGCGGCGTGGCGTATATGGCGGTGCATGCAAGTCATCGGCGCCAGGGCATTGCCCGGCGGATGCTGCGGGAGATGGTCGGCCGCTACCCCCATGCCGAATTGAACTGCGCCGTGGCCAAGGTGCCGTATTTCGAGTCGATGGGCTTTCAGGTGGTGGGCGTGCGTGGGACTCAGGTGCTGATGAACACTCGCGACCATGGCAGTGAAGGTTTGATGGGGCTGTTGGATGTAGCGTCGATCTACAGCTCGCTGGAGGTGCGGCAGATCCATACGTATCTGCTGCAGAAACACGGCAAGCGGGCGATGCTCGATGCGGAAAAGCAGCGGGATCGGCATCTGGACCAGATGACGCGCAAGGCGCAAGAGTTTGTGCGCGAGCGGCTGGGGTAA